A genomic window from Cinclus cinclus chromosome 5, bCinCin1.1, whole genome shotgun sequence includes:
- the PRKG2 gene encoding LOW QUALITY PROTEIN: cGMP-dependent protein kinase 2 (The sequence of the model RefSeq protein was modified relative to this genomic sequence to represent the inferred CDS: substituted 1 base at 1 genomic stop codon) gives MGNGLAKPKHLRQPNRHVANLAIGSDVLCSKVLELEKELKRKDQQLQESQRHVAELQEQLAMQTKVIAELTKDLQSKCIQLNKLQDVVSTQGELSLQPSPFKVSADRRRGAKEGVSAEPTTQLCDLSRQTMFSLEKATVRKDSSEKKLITDALNKNQFLKRLEPHQTRDMVECMYERTFQQGSFVIRQGEPGNHIFVLKEGSLEVFQQNKLLSSIPVWTAFGELAILYNCTRTASVKAITNVKTWALDREVFQNIMRVTAQTRQEQYRNFLRSVSLLKNLPEDKLTKIMDCLEVEYYDKGDYVIREGEEGNTFFIIAKGKVIVTQSTTDHSQPQVIKNLHRGDYFGEKALISDDVRSANVIADEYNVECLVIDRETFNQTVGTYEELQTYLEGYVANLAQADEKRHAKXVRSLLTKEVSLEMIELKEKVAQFPPSPFQNLEVVTTLGVGGFGRVELVKVKNENMAFAMKCIKKKHVVDTKQQEHIYSEKKILEQICSPFVVKLYRTFKDNKYVYMLLEACLGGELWSLLRDRGSFDEFTTKFCVGCVTEAFDYLHQIGIIYRDLKPENLILDSEGYIKLVDFGFAKKIGSGQKTWTFCGTPEYVAPEVILSKGHDFSVDFWSLGILVYELLTGSPPFSGADQMMTYNLILKGIEKLDFPKVITRRPEDLIRRLCRQNPTERLGNLRNGINDIKKHRWLSGFNWDSLKARKLTSPLKRELSGPTDYSYFDSYPPEVGSPPDELSGWDKDF, from the exons ATGGGGAATGGGTTAGCGAAACCCAAGCACCTGAGGCAGCCGAATAGGCACGTGGCAAACCTCGCTAttggct CTGATGTCCTCTGCAGCAAGGTACTTGAACTGGAAaaggagctgaagagaaaaGACCAGCAGTTGCAAGAGAGTCAAAGACATGTTGCTGAGCTTCAGGAGCAGCTGGCTATGCAGACTAAGGTCATAGCAGAACTAACCAAGGACCTGCAGAGCAAGTGTATACAGTTGAACAAGCTGCAGGATGTTGTTAGCACtcaaggagagctctctcttcAGCCTTCTCCATTTAAAGTTTCTGCTGATAGGAGGAGAGGAGCCAAGGAAGGTGTATCTGCAGAGCCAACAACACAACTGTGTGATTTGAGCAGGCAAACTATGTTTTCCCTTGAAAAAGCAACAGTCCGAAAGGATTCCAG TGAGAAGAAGCTTATCACAGATGCCCTGAATAAAAACCAGTTCCTGAAGAGACTGGAGCCTCACCAGACACGAGACATGGTGGAATGTATGTATGAGAGGACGTTCCAGCAAGGGAGCTTCGTCATCAGACAGGGAGAACCGGGAAATCACATTTTTGTGCTCAAAG AGGGCAGTCTGGAAGTTTTTCAGCAGAATAAACTACTCTCTTCAATACCTGTGTGGACAGCATTTGGTGAACTGGCCATTTTATACAACTGCACAAGGACAGCTTCTGTGAAAG CAATCACTAATGTTAAAACATGGGCACTGGACAGAGAAGTGTTTCAAAATATCATGAGAGTGACAGCACAGACCAGACAAGAGCAATACAGAAACTTCCTTAGAAG tgtgtccctgctgaaaAACTTACCTGAAGATAAATTAACCAAGATCATGGACTGTCTGGAAGTG GAGTATTATGACAAAGGAGATTATGTTATTcgggaaggagaagaaggaaacacCTTCTTTATAATAGCAAAAGGAAAG GTGATAGTTACCCAGAGCACTACAGACCACTCACAGCCTCAGGTGATTAAAAATCTACACAGAGGCGATTACTTTGGAGAAAAGGCTCTCATTAG TGACGACGTCAGATCAGCAAACGTTATTGCAGATGAGTACAACGTGGAGTGCCTCGTTATAGACAGAGA GACATTTAATCAAACAGTTGGAACTTATGAGGAGCTGCAAACTTACCTGGAAGGTTATGTGGCTAATCTGGCCCAGGCTGACGAAAAGCGACATGCCAAGTAAGTCAGATCATTG TTGACCAAAGAGGTGTCTTTGGAGATGATAGAGCTGAAGGAGAAAGTAGCCCAGTTCCCTCCTTCCCCATTCCAGAATTTGGAAGTTGTCACAACTCTGGGTGTTGGTGGGTTCGGAAGGGTTGAGCTT GTTAAAGTTAAAAATGAGAATATGGCTTTTGCTATGAAATGTATAAAGAAGAAACACGTAGTGGACACCAAACAGCAAGAACATATCtattctgagaagaaaatcCTCGAGCAGATATGTTCCCCATTCGTTGTAAA GCTGTATCGCACATTCAAGGATAACAAATATGTGTACATGCTCCTGGAGGCTTGCCTTGGAGGGGAATTGTGGAGCTTGCTGAGAGACAG AGGCAGCTTTGATGAATTCACCACCAAGTTTTGTGTTGGGTGTGTGACAGAGGCTTTTGACTATCTGCATCAAATAGGAATTATCTACCGAGACCTGAAaccagaaaatttaattttggattCCGAAGGATATATCAAGTTG GTTGATTTTGGATTTGCAAAGAAGATTGGATCAGGGCAGAAAACCTGGACGTTTTGTGGAACCCCTGAGTATGTTGCCCCTGAAGTCATTCTGAGTAAAGGCCATGATTTCAGTGTGGATTTTTGGTCCCTTGGGATTCTTGTGTATGAACTCCTCACTGGCAG ccCACCATTCTCTGGGGCTGATCAAATGATGACATATAATTTGATTCTCAAAGGCATTGAAAAGCTGGATTTTCCTAAAGTAATAACAAGGCGACCTGAGGATTTGATCCGCAGACTCTGCAG gcaaaacCCTACAGAAAGATTAGGCAATTTGAGGAATGGAATAAATGACATCAAGAAACACAG GTGGTTGAGTGGTTTTAACTGGGATAGTCTGAAAGCGAGGAAATTAACATCACCTTTGAAAAGAGAG